The DNA region CAGCTACATCGTCAATGTGCAGGCAACCGACGGCATCTTCGCCTCGTCGCAGAGCTTCGTGATCGCGGTCAGCAATGCGCCGCCATCGACACCGGTCGACAGCAACGCCGCCGCGAACGCCGTCAACGAGGGCGCCGCTGTCAACACCCTGGTCGGCATCACCGCATCGTCGGCCGACGTCAACGGCCCCGGCGTCACTTATTCGCTGACCGGCGATACGTCCGGCGGCGGCTTCAAGATCGATCCCAACACCGGCGTCGTCACCGTCGCCGATTCCACCAAACTCGACTTCGAGACCGCGCCGGGCCACGCCTACACCATCACCGTGCAGGCCAGCGACGGCCATGGCGGCTTTAGCTCGCAGAGCTTCACGATCAACGTCAACGACGTTCCGGTCTCTACGCCGGTCGACACCAATCCCGCCGCCAACAGCGTCGTCGAAGGCGCCGCCGTCAACACGCTGGTCGGCATCACGGCGTCCGCGGTCGATCCGAACGGTCCCGCAACCACCTACTCGCTGACCGGCGACACCTCCGGCGGCGGCTTCAAGATCGATCCCAATACCGGCGTCGTCACGGTCGCCGATCCGACCAAGCTCGACTACGAGAGCGCGCCCGGTCACGCCTACACCATCACCGTGCACGCGATCGCCGGCGCGACCTCGTCGACCCAGACCTTCACCATCGGCGTCACCGACGCACCGCCGTCGGCGCCCACCGATACCGACATCACGGCCAATTCGGTGGTCGAAGGCGCGGCCATCGGTATCGCGGTCGGGATCACCGCTCACGCCACCGACATCAATGGCGGCGCCGTGACCTATTCGCTGGTCGGCGATGCGCACGGCTTCACCATCGACGCTGCGACCGGCATCGTCACCGTCGCCGATCCGACCAAGATCGATTTCGAAACTGCCCCCGGCCACGCCTACACCATCACCGCGCAGGCCAGCGACGGCACGCTGACCAGCACGCAGAATTTCACCATCAACGTCACCGACGTCGCGCCATCGACCCCGGTCGACAGCAACGCCGCAGCCAACACCGTCGTCGAAGGCGCAACCGCCGGCACCGCGGTCGGCATCACCGCGCATGCGGTCGACATCAACGGCCCGGCGGTGACCTATTCGCTGACCGGCGATACCTCCGGCGGCGGCTTCGCGATCGATCCGGCGACCGGCATCATCACCGTCGCCGACCCGACCAAGATCAACTATGAAAGCGCGCCCGGCCACGCCTACACCGTGACGGCGACCGCCAGCGACGGCACGCTCGCGAGTTCGCAGACCTTCACCATTGGCGTCACCAACGCCCCGCCGTCGGCCCCGGTCGACGCCGACGCCAACCCCAATGCGATCGCCGAAGGCGCGGCCAACGGCTCGACTGTCGGCGTCACTGCGTCGGCGATCGACGTCAACGGCCCGCCCGTCACTTACTCGCTGGTCGGCGACACCTCCGGCGGCGGCTTCACCATCGACGCGACGACGGGTGTCGTCACCGTCGCCGACGGCACCAAGATCGATTACGAAAGCGCGCCCGGTCACGCCTACACCATCACCGCGCAGGCCAGCGACGGCCAGGGCGGCACCAGCACGCAGAGCTTCACCATCGCCGTCACGGACGTTGCGCCATCGACCCCGGTCGATAGCGACGTCGGCGCCAACACGGTCGTCGAAGGCGCCGCCGCCGGCAGCACGGTCGGCATCACCGCGTCGGCGATCGACGTCAACGGCCCGGCCGTGACCTATTCGCTGGTCGGCGACACCTCGGGTGGCGGCTTCACCATCAACGCCGCGACCGGCGTCGTCACCGTCGCCGATCCCACCAAGATCGATTACGAAACCAGCGGCGCGGGTCACAGCTATACCATCACCGCACAGGCGAGCGACGGCACGCTGTCGAGTTCGCAGACCTTCACCATCGCCGTCAGCGACGCGGCGCCGTCGATTCCGGTCGACAGCAATGCCGCCGCCAACAGTGTCGTCGAAGGCGCCGCCGCCGGCAGCACGGTCGGCGTCACCGCGTCATCGACCGACGTCAATGGCCCGGCCGTCACCTATTCGCTGGTCGGCGACACCTCGGGCGGCGGCTTCACCATCAACGCGACAACGGGTGTCATCACCGTCGCCGACCCCACCAAGATCGACTACGAGAGCAGCGGCCCGACTCATTCCTACGCGGTGACCGCGCAAGCCAGCGACGGCACGCTCACGAGCTCGCAGACGTTCACCATCGCTGTCGCTGACGCTCCGCCGTCGACCCCGGTCGATGCCGACGCCACCCCCAATTCGATCGCCGAAGGCGCGGCCAACGGCTCGACCGTCGGCATCACCACATCGTCGGTCGACGTCAACGGCCCGGCCGTGACCTATTCGCTGATCGGCGACACCTCCGGCGGCGGCTTCACCATCAACGCGGCAACGGGCGTCATCAGCGTCGCGGACTCGACCAAGATCGACTACGAAAGCGCGGCCGGGCACGCCTACACCGTCACCGCCCAGGCGAGCGACGGCACGCTCGCGAGCTCGCAGACCTTCACCATCGCCGTTACCGACGTCGCGCCATCGACCCCGGTCGACAGCGACGGCGCCATCAACCGCGTCGCGGTCGGCGCACCGGTCGGCTCGGGAACCGGCGTGACGGCATCCTCGACCGACGTCAACGGCCCCGCCGTGACCTATTCGCTGGTCGGCGACACCTCCGGCGGCGCCTTCACCATCAATGCGGCCACCGGCAAGGTCACGGTCGCCGATCCCACCAAGATTGTCTTCAACCCCGCCAGCCCATCCTACGACATCACGGTCGATTCCTCCGACGGCACGCTGCACAGCCAGCAAACCTTCACCATCGGCGTCGTCATCGACGCAGCCCCGGTCGTCACCGCCGGCCACACCCTGAACTACACCGAAAACCAGGTTGCGATCGCGATCGATTCGGCGATCACCGTCACCGATTCCGACAACGCCACGCTCGACCACGCGACGGTGCAGATCACCGATCACTATGTGAGCGGCGAGGACGTCCTCGCCTTCGTCAACACCGCCACGATCACCGGCACGTTCAATGCCGCGACCGGAACGCTGACGCTGACCGGTACCGATTCCGTCGCCAACTATCAGGCCGCGCTCGCGTCGGTGACCTATTTCAACACCAGCGACAATCCGTCCGGGCTGGCGCGCACCGTCACGATCACAGCCAATGACGGCACGCTCGACAGCACGCCGGTCACCGACACCATCAACGTCACTCCGGTCAACGACCCGCCCGTCGTCACCGCCGGCCACACGCTGAACTACACCGAGAATCAGGTCGCGACGGCGTTCGATCCGGCGATCACGGTAACCGACGTCGACAACACCACGCTGGCCGGCGCGACGGTGCAGATCACCGGCAACTACGCCAACGGCCAGGATGTCCTGGGCTTCACCACCATCGGCAACATCACCGGCACGTTCGATGCCGCGACCGGCAAACTGACGTTGACCGGCACCGACACGGTCGCCAACTACCAGGCCGCGCTGGCCTCGGTGACCTATTTCAACACCAGCGACAACCCGTCGGGCCTGGCGCGCACGGTGACGATAACAGCCAATGACGGCGCCGCGAATTCCACGGCAGTCACCGACACCATCCACGTCACGCCGGTCAACGATCCGCCGATCACGTCAGCCGGCGGCACGCTGAACTACATCGAGAACCAAGCCGCGACCGCGATCGACACGTCGGTCAACGTGTCCGACGTCGACAGCGCCAACATGGCCAGCGCCACGGTTGCTATTACCGGCGGCTTCGCCGCGGGCCAGGACGTGCTCGGCTTCACCCCCCAGAACGGCATCATCGGATCGTACAACGCTCTGACCGGCGTTTTGACCTTGACCGGCTCCTCCAGCGTCGCGAACTACAAGGCCGCGCTCGACTCCATCACCTATTTCAACACCAGCGACAATCCGTCCGGGGCGGATCGTACCGTCAGCTTTACGGTCAATGACGGCTCGCTGGACAGCAACACCTCAACCTCGACCATCCATGTCACACCGGTCAACGACGCGCCGGTGATCAGCTTCGGCGCCATCGCCGGATTCACCGAACCGCCGAACGGCACGCCGGCGGTGAGTTCGACGCCGGTGACGATCACGCCAAACCTGACGATATCAGATGCCGAAGGCAACAACCTGACCGATGCGACCTTCGTGCTGAACGATCTGAAGCCATCGGACGCGCTCTCGATCGCGGGTCACGCCGGCACTAGCGGCGACATCGGCGGGATCCACTTCGACATCACCAGCACCGCCGGCACCGAAACGATCAGCTTCACCGGCACCGACACGCTGGCGCACTACAATGCGGCGCTCGACCAGATCCAGTTCAACAACACCAGCGAGAACCCCGACACCACCGCGCGTTCCTATACCCTGACCGTGCACGATGACGGCGGCACCGCGAACGGCGGCAACAACACCGGGACAGCATCGACGACGGGAAGCGTGACCGCCGTCAACGATGCGCCCACCGCGACGGTGCCGGCGGACAATTCGATCGGCACCGCCTTCTCGCACACCAATCTTGCGATCTCCGGCCTGTCGGTCGCCGACGTCGACGCCGGCAGCGGCAACGTCACCGCAACGATCGCCTCAAACCACGCCGCCCTGAGCTTCGACACCGCGGGGCTCGCGAGCTTCACCAACAACGCCAGCCACACCGTCACGCTCACCGGCACGACGGCACAGGTCAATACCGCGCTGGCGACGCTGACCTACAACAGCGACGACGGCTTCACCGGCTCGGATACCGTCACGCTGAACGTCAACGACAACGGCAACACCGGCACGCCCGGCGCGCAGACCTCCGGCGCGCAGACCTTTCATGTCGGCGTCGTGCCGCAGGTGTTCTACATCGACAACTCGACGACAGGCACCAGCCTCAACCTCGGTACCCAGCACGATCCCTACACCTCGATCGCGGCCTTCAACGCGGCGAATCCGGCCGGCTCCGGCGACTATGTCGTGCTCGAGCACGGCACCGGCACCTACAGCGAAGCCAACGGCATCAACCTCGCCAGCGGCGTCAACCTGATCGGCGGCAGCCATACCCTGACGTTCACCAATCCGGTGACCAACGCCACGGTGACCGCGAATGTCGGCTCCGGCACCGATCCGGTCATCCATGTCACCGGCGCCGACAACGGCATCGACCTGCTCGGCACGTCGGGCCACACCATCACCGGCGTCAGCATCGACACCTCGGCCTCGACCGGCATCGGCATCAGCGACGACGGCAACAATGTCGGCACCGTCACGATGTCCGACATCACGGTCAAGACGGCCAGCGGTGCCGGCTTGAGCTTCACCCATGGCGGCACCATCGCCGTCACAGGCAGCAACAACACCATCACGTCGACGATCGGCACCGCCCTCGATGTCGAGCACACCAACATCGGCGCCGGCAATCTCACCTTCAAGAGCATTTCGGCGACAGGCTCGTCGGGCAATGCCGGCATCATCCTCGACACGACGGGAACGGCCGGCGGGCTCACGGTCACCGGGACCGGCTCCGCGGGATCCGGTGGCACGATCAACAACAAGACCGGCGGCGATATCCTGAGCGGCACCGACGCCGGCGGGCAAACCACATCGGGCGACGGCGGTACCGGCATTTTCCTGCACAACACCGCCAACGTGTCGCTGACTGACATGACGCTGCACGACTTCAGCAACTTCGCGATCTACGGCAATGGCGTCACCAATTTCACGCTCGCCAACAGCGCGATCAGCGGCACCAATGGCACCACCAATGCCGGCGACCGCGAGGAAAGCAGCATCCGGTTCGACAATTTGCTCGGCACCGCGTCGATCACGGGATCGAGCATTTCGGGCGGCTTCACCCAGAATGTCGATCTCTACAACACCAGCGGCACGCTGAACCGCCTGACCATGGACAGCGACACGTTCGGCCTGATCGGCTCGAGCGGCAACGACAACGTCCTCGGCCAAGTCTACAACTCCGCGACCGCCAACTACACGGTGACCAACAGCACGTTTGCCGGCACGCGGTCCGACTTCATCGCGCTCGCCGCCAACAACAATTCGTCGATGGACGCCGTGGTGCGGAGCAACACCTTCCACAACGGCCAGGCGATCGTTCCCGGCGGCGGCACGGCCGTCCATATCGCCAGCGGATCCGGTGGCCTCGTCTCCGCCGCGACCACCGCGTTCGACATCTCGCACAACATCCTGACCGACGGCGGCACCAACGCCTTCGACACCGTCGGCATCTTCGTCTCGAAAGGCCAGGACAACGGCACGATGTCCGGCACCATCGCCAGCAACGATATCGGCCCGGCGAAGGTGGGATCCAACTCCGACGGCATCTTCGTCCGCGACGCCGGCGCCGGCAGCCTGACGACGCTGATCCAGAACAACACCATCACCGGCGTCGGCGACGCCGGCATCGCGCTGCAGAACAACGACGGCAGCTCGACCCTGAACGCCACGCTCTACGGCAACTCGGTGTCGTCTCCGACTTCCGCCAGTCCCTTCGCCGCGCTCGATGTCGAGAACGGCGCGACCGCGACCGACACCAGCACGACGAATGTCGCCATCGGCATGGGTTCCGGCGGCACCGGCAGCAAGAACACGCTGAACCATAGCGCGCTCTACGCTACCGATGTCGAGCTGAGCAACTTCGGCGCCAGCACCCATCTGAACCTCTCGAAGAACGGTTCGACGTCGGGCAACGCCGCAGGCGTGATCACCGACGACAACACCAGCACCACGGGCGGCATCACCGTCGACACCACCGGTGGCAACGGCACGACGACATTGGTCAGCACGCTGCCGACGCTGCCCGCGGTGGTCGCGCCGCTGCTTGCCGAAGCGGGCGGCGTTCAGGCGTCGACCCCGAACGCGGGCGAGACGCACCTGACGCAGGCCGAGCTCAGTTCGGTGGTGTCGGCGGCGATCGCCGAATGGGCGAGTGCGGGCGCCAACGCGACGCAGCTCGCCCTCCTGCATGCCGCGACCTTCAGCATCGCCGACCTCGCCGGCCAGATTGTCGGTCAGGAAGGCGCCTTGCATATCACGATCGACACCGATGCCGCCGGCCACGGCTGGTTCATCGACCCGACCCCGTCGGACAATTTCGAGTTCACCCATGCCGTCAACGCCGCCGGCACCGATCTCCTGACCGATCCGTCGACGGCCGCGGCAGGTCATCTCGATCTGCTGACCACCGTGGTCCACGAATTGGGCCACGTGCTCGGCCTCCCCGACTCGATTTCGCCATCGGATGCCAGCAGCCTGATGTATATCGGCCTCGCCGACGGCGAGCGCCGGCTTGCCACTACCTCGGATGTCGCCCAATCCAATGCGGCCCTGCAAAAGGCGATGCCGACGCAAGGCACCGCAACCTCGAACCAGCAAACCGCCACTTTGCAGACCACCGGTACGCTCAAGGTGACCAGCGGTGACAGCTTCGACTTCTCGTCATTGACCCAGACGCAGTCGCAGACCAACACAAACCACGTGGATGTAGCCACGAACACCCAGACCTTGTCCGATCTGTTCAGCGGACAGTCCAGTGCCGCGACACCATGGTGGGTCGGCCACGAGATGACCTACGCCGCCATGGGCGGCAACCCGACCGATCATCTCCAGACCCATCACGATCTGGTGGTTTGATCGAACGGCGATTCGGTCGCGCAGCATTCGCATCGGTCGTTGTGGCGAAGCGAACGTCATCGCAACGACATCTGCGCGTCACCCATCCAGACAAAAAATCACGAAACTCCGACAATCGTTTAGGTTGCACTTCGCGTAGAACACGCTATCGTGCATTCGTAATCGCGCGACCGCATTTGCCTTGCATTTTCATTAATTGAGTCACTGACGAGACGGATCGTCTGACGGAGGATCGATGTCCCTACCGTTTCTCTCTGAAATCAGGATGATGTCGTTCAACTTCCCGCCGAAAGGCTGGGCCTTTTGCAATGGCCAGTTGCTGCCGATCAATCAGAACCAGGCGCTGTTCGCATTGCTCGGCACCGTCTATGGCGGCAACGGCCAGACGACCTTCGCGCTGCCCAACCTGCAGGGAAAAGTGCCGCTGCATGCGGGCTCGGGCTTCACGCTCGGGCAATCCGGCGGTGAAACGTCTCACACGCTGTCGATCCCCGAGATGCCCCAGCATCCGCATATTTTTCAGGGCACCACCAACGGCGCCGACAATGCCGCGGTCACCAACAATCTGATGGCGACGTCGGCCAATCTCTATACCGCTGCCAGCAATTTGACGACGCTGGCTCCGAGCACCGTCGGCAATGCCGGCGGCTCACAGCCGCACGAGAACATGCAGCCCTATCTCACGCTCAGCTTCTGCATCGCGTTGCAGGGCATCTTCCCCTCCCGGACCTGAAGGACGCGCGCCATGGGCCAGCCTTACGTGGGCGAGATTCGCATGTTCGGCGGCAATTTCGCGCCGGCCGGCTGGATGCTCTGCCAGGGACAGATCCTGCCAATCGACCAGTACGCCACCTTGTACAATCTGATCGGGACCACCTATGGCGGTGACGGCCAGCAGACGTTCGCCCTGCCGAACCTGCAAGGCCGTCTGCCGTTGCACCAGACCAGTGGCTTCGTCATCGGGCAGACCGGGGGCTCCGAACAGGTAACGCTGATCACCCAGCAACTGCCCACCCACAACCACCCGATGGCTGCGTCCCTGAACAATGCGACCGGCAACACGGTGACGGGCAATGTCGTGGGCGCGGTGGGAGCGACCCAGATCTACCGCGAGGTCGCGGCCGCCTCGCCGATGGCGAGCCAGGCGTGCTCGTTCGTCGGCGGCAGCCAGCCGCACGACAACATGCAACCCTACCTCTGCTACAACTTCATCATTTCACTGTTCGGCGTTTACCCGAGCCAAAACTAGGACGGGACCATGTCTGATCAATTCCTGGCCGAGATCCGCATTTTCCCGTTCGACTTCGCGCCGTTGGGGTGGGCCGTCTGCAACGGGCAACTCATACCGATCTCGCAGAACACCGCACTTTTCTCCCTGCTCGGCACCTATTATGGCGGCGACGGCAAGAGCAACTTTGCGTTGCCCAACCTGCAAGGCAGCGCGCCGATGCAGCAGGGGCAGAGCTCCTCCGGCACTTTCTACGACATCGGACAGTCCGCCGGTACGACGACTGTGACCCTGCTGCAAAGCCAGATGCCCCAGCACAACCACGGGGTTCTGGGCAATATCAATCAGTCTCAGCTTGCCACGCCCGGTCCGGCACGATCCCTTGCACGCGCAAACCCGGGGCAAGCCTACACGGCGACGCTGACCAACGTTTCGCCGTTCTCGGCAACCAGTTCAATTCTGCCGAACGGCGGCAGCCAGCCCCATAACAACCTGATGCCCTATCTCACGTTGAATTTCTGCATCGCGTTGCAGGGCATTTTCCCGCCGCGCAGCTAGACCGGCCATGACGGATGGTTTGAGCACTGATGCGGCTGCAGCGGCGTTCGGATGGACGCGCGCCGCGGATGCCGGCCTGAGCTTCCGTCGTATCGCCGATGCCGATTTGCCCTTCCTGTCGCGGCTCTATGCTTCGACGCGCACCGATGAACTGGCAGTGACACCGTGGAGCGCGGAGCAGAAGGCCGCCTTCCTGGCGATGCAGTTCCAGGCGCAGCATGCGCATTACCAGCAGCACTATCCGACGGCCGACTGGCTGGTGACGATGCGCGGTGGAGAGGATATCGGCCGCCTCTATGTCGACCGCTGGCCGAGCGAGCATTGCGTCATCGATATCGCCTTCCTGCCCGAACATCGCGGATCGGGTCTCGGCGGCGTGCTGATGCGCGACCTGCTCGACGAGGCCGCCGGCGCAGGCAAGGCGATGTCAATCCATGTCGAGAAGTTCAATCCGGCGATGCGGCTCTACCGCCGGCTCGGTTTCGTCACCGAGGAAGACAAGGGCGTCTACGACCTGATGCGCTGGCGCGGGACCGCAGCTTCCGGCCATCAGGTGAAGACCGCCTGATAGCCGTTGCCGTCTCCGAGCGGGCCGATCGGCACCAGGAAGATCTCGATCACGCCGAGTGCCGGATGCCGCACCGGATAGATCGCCTGCGGCAACCAGGCTCCCTTCGGCGTCGTGAACAGCAGCGAGAACGCACCGCCCGGCCGGCCGCTGTTGCCCGCGGCCTCGACCTTAGCGAGCTTCAACGCCACGACGCCTTCCGCCGTCTGCATCTCGAACTCCGCATCTCGATGCGGCATGAAGTCGTCAAGATGCAGTTCGGCCAGATCGACGGTGGATGACATGCGCACGTCCCTGTTGCTTTCGAGGTGTAACACACGCCGCGATGTTGCCGTCAAGATTTCTGCCAGGCATCCATTCTTCGATCCGAAGCCCTTGCCGCCCTCACGTCGAGAGGTCCTGTCGTCGACCGTCATTCCGGGGCTCGCGAAGCGAGAACCCGGAATCCATTCATCCACTTGTTCGGTGGCACAATGGATTCCGGGCTCGGCGCTTCGCGCCGCCCCGGAACGACGGGTGGATGGAGCGGTGCCCCCAAGCGCACCCGGCTTTCCCTGCGCCCTCTGCCCAAGAGGAGGGTAAGTAAACGCAAGACTCGGGTGCATCGCGCCGCGAGGATGCGGAAGCATGACTCACAGAATGCGCAACACACTCGGCGTCGTCCTGGCGAAAGCCAGGACCCACTACCCCAGATTTCGATTGCTGCGCGACGCTGCGGCCGCGTCCCTTTCATCACCAAATGCGGTGGTTATGGGTCCCGGCCTTCGCCGGGACGACTGCGTTGAACGCGGAGCCTCCGACCGTGCAACCCAGGAGCCCTGATGACGGCCCCGATTTCCTCCGCTAACCTCCCCGCAAAGGGCCGCCGGCAAGGCGGGCCATCTTGAGGGAGGACAGCCGCGTGCATCGAGGCCGTGTCGTATTCGGCGCCATGGACGAGGTCGTGTTCGGGCGGCCCGCTCGTGAGGCCATCGTCGAGCAACTGGACCGGCTTGGCGCCCAGCGCGCCTTCCTGATGGTGTCGGGTACGCTGAACCGCGAGACCGACGAGATCGAAAAAGTCCGCCAGGCGCTCGGCGCCCGCTGCGTCGGTACATTCGACCAGATGCCAGCGCACACGCCGCGTGCCGCCGTCATCGCGGCGGCGGAACAGGCGCGTGACGCGAAGGCCGACCTGATCGTCACCATCGGCGGCGGCTCGATCACCGACGGCGCCAAGGCGGTGCAGCTTTGCCTCGCCAACAACGTCACGACATCCGACGGTATCGACACGATCCGCACCCGTGGCGGCGTCTCGCCCGAGATGAATCCTCCCACCGTGCGCCAGATCAGCGTGCCGACCACGATCGCCGGCGGCGAGTTCTCCTCGATCGCAGGCGTCACCAACGAGGCCAAGCGGCAGAAGGAGATGCTGCGCCATCCCCTGGTGATGCCGCGCGCCACCATCCTCGATCCGGACCTGTCGGTGCACACGCCGGACTGGCTGTTCCTGTCGACCGGCATCCGCGCGGTCGATCATTGCGTCGAGGGCATCTGCTCGCGCGAGGCGCATCCTTACGGCGATGCACAGGCGCTGAAGGGGCTGGAGATGCTGGCGCAGGGCCTGCCGCGGGTGAAGGCCGATCCGAAGGACATCCCGGCGCGGATGGATTGCCAGATCGGCACCTGGCTGTCGACCGGCCCGCTCGCCTCCGGCGTGCCGATGGGCGCGAGCCACGGCATAGGCTATGTGCTCGGCGCCGAATTCGACGTGCCGCACGGCTACACGTCATGCGTGATGCTGCCGGCGGTGATGCGCTGGAACAAGCGCGACAATGCCGACCGGCAGGCGCTGGTCGCGGCCGCGATGGGCCATCCGGGCGCGGACGCCGGCGACGTGCTCGACCGCTTCATCCGCGACCTCGGCATGCCGCGCAGCCTGCAGGAGGTCCGTGTTGGCCCTGAGCATTTCGACCGCATCGCGGCGGGTGCGATGCGCACGCCCTGGGTGCCGCGCAATCCGCGCAAGATCGACGGTCCATCCCAGGTCCGCGAGATTCTGATGATGGCCGCTTAAAGCATGATCCGGAAAAGTGCGAAGCGGTTTTCCCTCGCGACAAACGCGAAGCGTTTGCGCGGAGATCATGCTCAAACAGGAAGCAAAGCAACACTGAGGGAGATCTGAGCTTCGATGTACACCGGCAAGCATGCTTACCTGCGCCCGCTGCAACCGGCCTTCATCATGGCCGGGACCGGCGAGATCGTCACCTATCGCGAGCTCGAGGCGCGCAACAACCGTCTCGCGCATCTGTTCCGCAACCGCGGCATGAAGCGGCTCGACCACTATTCGATCTTCATGGAGAACAACAACCGCTACCTCGAGGCCTGCGGCGCCGGTGAACGTTCCGGCCTCTACTTCACCTGCGTCAATTCCTACCTCACGGCCGGCGAGCTCGCCTACATCCTGACCAACAGCCAGTCGCGGATCCTGATCACCTCGAAGCTGAAGCTCGACATCGCGCGCGAGGCGCTGAAGGAGTGCCCGCAGGTCGAGCTCTGCATCGTGGTCGACGGCGACAGTGAGAGCGATCGCATCGTCGGACTGCAACAGGCCACCGCGGGGCTGCCGGCGACGCCGATCGCGGACGAATATGCGGGCACCGCGATGCTCTATTCGTCCGGCACGACCGGCCGGCCGAAGGGCATCGTGCGGCCGCTGCCCGAGCAGCCGCCGTCGCAAAACCTGCCGCTGTTCGATTTCCTGACCAAGCTCTGGCACTACCGCGAGGGCATGGTCTATCTGTCGCCGGCGCCGCTCTATCACTCGGCGCCGCAGGCCGCGGTCAATCTCACCATCCGGATGGGGGGCACCGTCGTCATCATGGAAAGCTTCGATCCCGAGCGCTATCTCCAGCTCGTCGAAAAATGGGGCATCACCCACAGCCAGCTGGTGCCGACGATGTTCTCGCGCCTGTTGAAGCTGCCCGAGGAGATTCGTACCCGCTACGATCTGTCGACGCTCGAGATCGCGATCCATGCCGCGGCGCCCTGCCCGGCGCTGGTCAAGGACGACATGATCAAATGGTGGGGCCCGATCATTCACGAATATTACGGCGCGACCGAGGGCCTCGGCTTCACCGCCTGCAACAGCGAGGAATGGCTCGCGCATCGCGGCACCGTCGGCAAGGTGCTGCTCGGCGACCTCCATATCCTCGACGAGAACATGCAGCCCTGCCCGAAGGGCACGCCCGGCACCGTGTGGTTCAAGACCGCCACGCCGTTCGAGTATTTCAACGATCCGGCCAAGACCAGCGAGGCCCGCTCGGCGGACGGCAGCATGAGCACGGTCGGCGACGTCGGCTATGTCGACGACGACAACTTCCTCTATCTGACCGATCGCGCCACCTTCATGATCATCTCCGGCGGCG from Bradyrhizobium sp. B124 includes:
- a CDS encoding cadherin domain-containing protein: MSTIPAYTIGGLTRPELHLDPTGHIILDPAAQAFADTHGLQYLYLGCPPGTLWPPVQGFLAPPTDANSSTNTVVEGAAANTSVGITAQSSSLIGLPVTYSLTSDSSHGGFKVDPNTGVISVADPTKVDFESSGGSYIVNVQATDGIFASSQSFVIAVSNAPPSTPVDSNAAANAVNEGAAVNTLVGITASSADVNGPGVTYSLTGDTSGGGFKIDPNTGVVTVADSTKLDFETAPGHAYTITVQASDGHGGFSSQSFTINVNDVPVSTPVDTNPAANSVVEGAAVNTLVGITASAVDPNGPATTYSLTGDTSGGGFKIDPNTGVVTVADPTKLDYESAPGHAYTITVHAIAGATSSTQTFTIGVTDAPPSAPTDTDITANSVVEGAAIGIAVGITAHATDINGGAVTYSLVGDAHGFTIDAATGIVTVADPTKIDFETAPGHAYTITAQASDGTLTSTQNFTINVTDVAPSTPVDSNAAANTVVEGATAGTAVGITAHAVDINGPAVTYSLTGDTSGGGFAIDPATGIITVADPTKINYESAPGHAYTVTATASDGTLASSQTFTIGVTNAPPSAPVDADANPNAIAEGAANGSTVGVTASAIDVNGPPVTYSLVGDTSGGGFTIDATTGVVTVADGTKIDYESAPGHAYTITAQASDGQGGTSTQSFTIAVTDVAPSTPVDSDVGANTVVEGAAAGSTVGITASAIDVNGPAVTYSLVGDTSGGGFTINAATGVVTVADPTKIDYETSGAGHSYTITAQASDGTLSSSQTFTIAVSDAAPSIPVDSNAAANSVVEGAAAGSTVGVTASSTDVNGPAVTYSLVGDTSGGGFTINATTGVITVADPTKIDYESSGPTHSYAVTAQASDGTLTSSQTFTIAVADAPPSTPVDADATPNSIAEGAANGSTVGITTSSVDVNGPAVTYSLIGDTSGGGFTINAATGVISVADSTKIDYESAAGHAYTVTAQASDGTLASSQTFTIAVTDVAPSTPVDSDGAINRVAVGAPVGSGTGVTASSTDVNGPAVTYSLVGDTSGGAFTINAATGKVTVADPTKIVFNPASPSYDITVDSSDGTLHSQQTFTIGVVIDAAPVVTAGHTLNYTENQVAIAIDSAITVTDSDNATLDHATVQITDHYVSGEDVLAFVNTATITGTFNAATGTLTLTGTDSVANYQAALASVTYFNTSDNPSGLARTVTITANDGTLDSTPVTDTINVTPVNDPPVVTAGHTLNYTENQVATAFDPAITVTDVDNTTLAGATVQITGNYANGQDVLGFTTIGNITGTFDAATGKLTLTGTDTVANYQAALASVTYFNTSDNPSGLARTVTITANDGAANSTAVTDTIHVTPVNDPPITSAGGTLNYIENQAATAIDTSVNVSDVDSANMASATVAITGGFAAGQDVLGFTPQNGIIGSYNALTGVLTLTGSSSVANYKAALDSITYFNTSDNPSGADRTVSFTVNDGSLDSNTSTSTIHVTPVNDAPVISFGAIAGFTEPPNGTPAVSSTPVTITPNLTISDAEGNNLTDATFVLNDLKPSDALSIAGHAGTSGDIGGIHFDITSTAGTETISFTGTDTLAHYNAALDQIQFNNTSENPDTTARSYTLTVHDDGGTANGGNNTGTASTTGSVTAVNDAPTATVPADNSIGTAFSHTNLAISGLSVADVDAGSGNVTATIASNHAALSFDTAGLASFTNNASHTVTLTGTTAQVNTALATLTYNSDDGFTGSDTVTLNVNDNGNTGTPGAQTSGAQTFHVGVVPQVFYIDNSTTGTSLNLGTQHDPYTSIAAFNAANPAGSGDYVVLEHGTGTYSEANGINLASGVNLIGGSHTLTFTNPVTNATVTANVGSGTDPVIHVTGADNGIDLLGTSGHTITGVSIDTSASTGIGISDDGNNVGTVTMSDITVKTASGAGLSFTHGGTIAVTGSNNTITSTIGTALDVEHTNIGAGNLTFKSISATGSSGNAGIILDTTGTAGGLTVTGTGSAGSGGTINNKTGGDILSGTDAGGQTTSGDGGTGIFLHNTANVSLTDMTLHDFSNFAIYGNGVTNFTLANSAISGTNGTTNAGDREESSIRFDNLLGTASITGSSISGGFTQNVDLYNTSGTLNRLTMDSDTFGLIGSSGNDNVLGQVYNSATANYTVTNSTFAGTRSDFIALAANNNSSMDAVVRSNTFHNGQAIVPGGGTAVHIASGSGGLVSAATTAFDISHNILTDGGTNAFDTVGIFVSKGQDNGTMSGTIASNDIGPAKVGSNSDGIFVRDAGAGSLTTLIQNNTITGVGDAGIALQNNDGSSTLNATLYGNSVSSPTSASPFAALDVENGATATDTSTTNVAIGMGSGGTGSKNTLNHSALYATDVELSNFGASTHLNLSKNGSTSGNAAGVITDDNTSTTGGITVDTTGGNGTTTLVSTLPTLPAVVAPLLAEAGGVQASTPNAGETHLTQAELSSVVSAAIAEWASAGANATQLALLHAATFSIADLAGQIVGQEGALHITIDTDAAGHGWFIDPTPSDNFEFTHAVNAAGTDLLTDPSTAAAGHLDLLTTVVHELGHVLGLPDSISPSDASSLMYIGLADGERRLATTSDVAQSNAALQKAMPTQGTATSNQQTATLQTTGTLKVTSGDSFDFSSLTQTQSQTNTNHVDVATNTQTLSDLFSGQSSAATPWWVGHEMTYAAMGGNPTDHLQTHHDLVV